The Verrucomicrobiia bacterium genome window below encodes:
- a CDS encoding DUF4372 domain-containing protein, with amino-acid sequence MKKHLNSARSKFTILGQLCKLIPPHLVASLAREHRAESKARTFSHWSHVVALIYGKLSHAFGLNDLCDALLYSGLVRHPRGHPPHTATPHPLAPIKAA; translated from the coding sequence ATGAAAAAACATCTCAACTCAGCCCGCAGCAAGTTCACGATTCTCGGCCAGCTTTGCAAACTGATTCCGCCGCACTTGGTGGCGTCCTTGGCCAGGGAGCACCGGGCGGAGAGCAAGGCCCGAACCTTTAGTCACTGGAGCCATGTGGTGGCCCTGATCTATGGAAAGCTAAGCCATGCATTCGGTCTCAATGACCTGTGCGATGCGCTGCTCTACTCCGGCCTTGTCCGCCATCCGCGGGGCCACCCTCCACACACCGCAACGCCCCACCCTCTCGCGCCAATCAAGGCGGCTTAA
- a CDS encoding adenylate/guanylate cyclase domain-containing protein produces MTTRSARVVRTQAGRSPDCREAPIPVMSPPSKCVTFLFTDIERSSILWEMHPQAMGRALAQHDALMRAVFVEHRGHVFKTMGDAFCVAFESTLDGLLSATLAQRHLAAAAWEETGPLRVRMALHVGEAEQRDNDYFGPTLNRVARLLSTAHGGQTLLSSVAAERTRAALPPEISLRDLGERRLKDLSRPERIFQVVARDLPADFPPLRSLEVLPNNLPAQVTTFIGRAREMAEVKRLLGSSRAVTLTGPGGTGKTRLSLQVAAEVLDTLPHGVWLVELATITDPGLVPEAVATALEIRTEAGRSALDTLLDALRPRHLLLVLDNCEHLIAAVARLASTLLARCPQVRILASSREPLNIAGESLWPVPALTAAAFDGDVTGLEFADLAQLESVQLFVDRAAAVHPGFALTPGNARELAEICWRLDGIPLAIELAAARAKQLPLRQILERLDDRFRFLTGGNRTALPRQQTLGALIEWSHDLLRPQERVLLRRLTVFVAGRTLEMAEEVCSGDGLERTEIFDLLSSLADKSLLMVERGATGDPRYTLLESIWSFADEQLSRHGERDRFRRRHLEYFVRFAGRVEPELYGGRQKEWLDRLGVEHHNLNHALRFSLESPETIPSGLALAAALVRYWEVRNYFVEGYEHLLQLLQATPAEESVIRARAIQGAGRLAWCQDRDPDARRHYREALRLYQAWGLASEAGFAHAFLGFIERNEGRTGEALAHFKQAQAVGETLHSDRLLALVSNGRGSLSADAGDFATARELKEAALRTYQALGDPWIIGLLHGGLGRVCLALGDAAAAQGHLQQALTIARDLGNKWAVPHVLETIGDLLAGRGKPERAVLLYGAAAVQREMLAQSFSRVEQSAHDRALRDLRQRVSADRFDAEWQRGQALSVEAAVQIVLEEPWIR; encoded by the coding sequence ATGACCACCCGAAGCGCCCGCGTCGTTCGGACGCAGGCAGGCCGGTCACCGGACTGCCGCGAAGCGCCAATCCCCGTCATGTCACCCCCGTCAAAGTGCGTCACCTTCCTGTTCACCGACATCGAGCGGAGTTCCATCCTGTGGGAAATGCATCCCCAGGCGATGGGGCGTGCCCTGGCGCAGCATGACGCCCTGATGCGCGCGGTGTTCGTCGAGCACCGCGGCCACGTGTTCAAGACCATGGGCGACGCCTTCTGCGTGGCCTTCGAGAGCACGCTGGACGGACTCCTGTCGGCCACGCTGGCCCAGCGGCATCTGGCCGCGGCCGCCTGGGAGGAGACCGGACCGCTGCGGGTCCGGATGGCGCTGCATGTCGGCGAGGCGGAGCAACGCGACAACGACTACTTCGGGCCCACGCTCAACCGGGTGGCGCGACTGCTGTCCACCGCCCACGGCGGCCAGACCCTGCTGTCCTCCGTGGCCGCCGAGCGCACCCGCGCGGCCCTGCCACCGGAAATCTCCCTCCGCGACCTGGGGGAACGTCGCCTCAAGGACCTCAGCCGTCCCGAGCGCATTTTCCAGGTGGTGGCGCGCGATCTGCCCGCGGATTTCCCCCCGCTGCGGTCCCTGGAGGTGCTGCCGAACAACCTGCCGGCGCAGGTCACCACCTTCATCGGACGCGCCCGCGAGATGGCCGAGGTCAAGCGGCTGCTGGGGAGCTCGCGGGCGGTGACGCTGACGGGGCCCGGCGGCACCGGAAAGACCCGCCTGTCCCTGCAGGTGGCGGCCGAGGTTCTTGACACCCTTCCCCATGGAGTCTGGCTCGTGGAACTGGCGACGATCACCGATCCCGGCCTGGTGCCGGAGGCAGTGGCGACGGCGCTGGAGATCCGGACCGAGGCGGGACGTTCGGCGCTCGACACCCTGCTCGACGCGCTGCGTCCCCGGCACCTTCTGCTCGTGCTCGACAACTGCGAGCACCTCATTGCGGCGGTCGCGCGCCTGGCGTCCACACTCCTGGCACGGTGTCCGCAGGTCCGGATTCTGGCGAGCAGCCGTGAGCCCCTGAACATCGCCGGTGAGTCGCTCTGGCCCGTGCCGGCGCTGACCGCGGCGGCGTTCGATGGGGACGTCACCGGACTGGAGTTCGCCGACCTGGCGCAACTGGAATCGGTCCAGTTGTTTGTGGATCGGGCGGCGGCGGTCCATCCGGGCTTCGCCCTCACTCCCGGGAACGCGCGCGAACTGGCGGAAATCTGCTGGCGCCTCGACGGCATCCCCCTGGCCATCGAGCTGGCGGCCGCGCGGGCGAAGCAGCTTCCGTTGCGCCAGATTCTGGAACGTCTGGATGACCGGTTCCGGTTCCTGACCGGAGGCAACCGGACCGCGCTGCCCCGGCAGCAGACGCTCGGCGCCCTGATCGAGTGGAGCCATGACCTCCTCCGCCCGCAGGAACGGGTTCTCCTGCGGCGCCTGACGGTGTTTGTCGCCGGACGCACGCTGGAAATGGCCGAGGAGGTTTGTTCGGGCGACGGTCTGGAGCGGACGGAGATCTTCGACCTCCTGTCGTCGCTTGCGGACAAGTCGCTGCTCATGGTGGAACGGGGGGCAACAGGAGATCCGCGCTACACCCTGCTGGAATCCATCTGGAGCTTCGCCGACGAGCAGCTCAGCCGGCACGGAGAGAGGGACCGCTTCCGCCGGCGCCATCTGGAATACTTCGTCCGCTTCGCCGGGCGGGTCGAACCCGAGCTGTACGGCGGACGACAGAAGGAGTGGCTCGACCGGCTGGGTGTGGAGCACCACAACTTGAACCACGCCCTGCGCTTCAGTCTCGAGAGTCCGGAAACGATCCCGTCCGGCCTGGCGCTCGCGGCGGCGCTCGTCCGCTACTGGGAGGTCCGCAACTATTTTGTGGAGGGCTATGAGCATCTGTTGCAGCTCCTCCAGGCAACCCCGGCCGAAGAATCCGTGATCCGGGCCCGGGCCATCCAGGGGGCCGGCCGGCTGGCCTGGTGCCAGGATCGCGACCCCGACGCCCGGCGCCACTACCGGGAGGCGCTGCGCCTGTACCAGGCATGGGGCCTGGCCTCCGAGGCCGGGTTTGCGCATGCCTTTCTCGGCTTCATTGAACGGAATGAAGGCCGCACCGGGGAAGCCCTCGCCCACTTCAAGCAGGCGCAGGCGGTGGGCGAGACGCTGCACTCGGACCGGCTGCTGGCGCTGGTGAGCAACGGACGCGGGAGCCTGTCCGCCGACGCCGGCGACTTCGCCACGGCGCGGGAGTTGAAGGAAGCGGCGCTGCGCACCTATCAGGCGCTGGGCGACCCGTGGATCATCGGCCTGCTGCACGGCGGCCTGGGACGCGTCTGCCTCGCCCTGGGCGACGCCGCAGCGGCACAAGGCCACCTTCAGCAGGCGCTGACGATCGCCCGGGACTTGGGAAACAAATGGGCCGTCCCCCACGTTTTGGAGACCATTGGCGACCTGCTGGCGGGCCGGGGGAAGCCCGAACGGGCGGTGCTCCTCTACGGTGCGGCCGCGGTGCAGCGGGAGATGCTGGCCCAGTCGTTTTCCCGTGTGGAACAGTCGGCCCACGACCGCGCGCTGCGGGATCTCCGACAGCGGGTCTCCGCCGATCGCTTCGACGCGGAGTGGCAGCGGGGCCAGGCCCTGTCCGTGGAGGCCGCGGTGCAGATCGTCCTCGAGGAACCGTGGATCCGGTGA
- a CDS encoding GntP family permease: MSPLLIVLTGTVVMVGCLLLLRLHAFLSLIVAAFVVCLLTPPSVRQWQSLRPSAVQVQLTHSDGRISATPTGGQPVPSGAVIAFERTASEPRLLAEGILSPPAIARGPQELTGGDAELAAHPTVWLAPASAWNRAVAQGQAHPLELVGEGFGATCAAIGLMILLASVIGAGLTQSGAADRIVGWILEMFGERRAPPAFAAGSFLLGIPVFFDTIFYLMLPLGRGLAARTGRNFLLYTLSIVAGATMAHSLVPPTPGPLFAAKEFGVSLGAMMIGGMLVGGFSVTTGWWYARWANRRWPIPVRSVAGTTAGSDTAAITPVADGTQPPPLLLALLPIVLPVLLIGLAETWKVVAPEPTAALRAVQFLGQGTMALLLGTGAAIGLLVRRFEWRWQPLKEALGPAVTGGGVILLITAAGGAFGAALRQTDVASQLTPSSGGTGLGLLTATFVVTALVRSAQGSATVAMLTASGVMAPVALAMELPFHPVYLALAVGCGSKPVPWMNDSGFWIIGRMSGMSEVETLKTASVMMSLMGCTGFLLVLLGAWLLPLK, encoded by the coding sequence GTGTCCCCGCTTCTCATCGTGCTCACGGGCACGGTCGTCATGGTTGGCTGCCTCCTGCTGCTGCGGTTGCACGCGTTTCTTTCCCTCATCGTCGCCGCGTTCGTCGTGTGCCTCCTCACCCCGCCCTCCGTCCGCCAATGGCAGTCGCTGCGGCCGTCCGCCGTCCAGGTGCAACTCACGCATTCCGATGGACGGATTTCGGCCACCCCAACCGGGGGCCAACCGGTTCCGTCGGGGGCCGTGATCGCGTTCGAGCGGACTGCATCGGAACCGCGCTTGCTCGCGGAAGGCATCCTCAGCCCACCCGCCATCGCACGGGGGCCGCAGGAGTTGACGGGGGGCGATGCCGAACTGGCGGCGCATCCAACGGTCTGGCTCGCCCCGGCGTCGGCGTGGAACCGGGCCGTGGCCCAAGGTCAGGCGCATCCTCTGGAACTGGTCGGTGAAGGTTTTGGAGCCACCTGCGCCGCCATCGGTCTGATGATCCTCCTCGCGTCGGTCATCGGAGCCGGCCTGACCCAGAGCGGCGCGGCGGACCGCATCGTCGGTTGGATCCTCGAAATGTTCGGGGAACGTCGGGCGCCCCCGGCCTTTGCCGCCGGTTCGTTCCTGCTCGGGATCCCGGTATTCTTCGACACGATCTTCTATCTCATGCTGCCGCTGGGTCGCGGGCTCGCGGCCAGGACAGGCCGGAATTTCCTGCTCTACACCCTGTCCATTGTTGCCGGGGCGACGATGGCCCATTCGCTCGTCCCGCCGACCCCGGGACCGCTCTTCGCCGCGAAGGAATTCGGGGTTTCCCTCGGCGCGATGATGATCGGCGGGATGCTCGTGGGCGGGTTCTCGGTCACGACGGGCTGGTGGTATGCCCGCTGGGCGAACCGCCGCTGGCCCATCCCTGTGCGGTCCGTCGCGGGAACGACCGCCGGCAGCGATACGGCGGCCATCACCCCGGTGGCGGATGGTACCCAACCGCCGCCGCTGCTGCTGGCGCTCCTGCCCATCGTGCTGCCGGTCTTGTTGATCGGACTCGCGGAGACGTGGAAGGTGGTGGCTCCCGAACCGACTGCCGCCCTTCGTGCGGTCCAGTTCCTCGGTCAGGGGACCATGGCCCTGCTCCTGGGGACCGGGGCCGCCATCGGGTTGCTGGTGCGACGGTTCGAGTGGCGTTGGCAACCCTTGAAGGAGGCCCTGGGCCCCGCAGTGACCGGCGGCGGCGTCATCCTCCTGATCACGGCGGCGGGTGGGGCGTTCGGTGCGGCCCTGCGCCAGACCGACGTGGCGTCCCAACTGACGCCGTCGTCGGGCGGGACGGGCCTTGGCCTCCTGACGGCGACCTTTGTCGTGACCGCACTGGTCCGCAGTGCCCAGGGATCGGCGACCGTCGCCATGTTGACGGCGTCCGGTGTCATGGCCCCGGTCGCGCTCGCCATGGAGCTGCCGTTCCATCCCGTGTATCTGGCATTGGCCGTGGGATGCGGCTCGAAACCGGTGCCGTGGATGAATGACAGCGGTTTCTGGATCATCGGGCGCATGTCCGGGATGTCGGAGGTGGAGACCCTGAAGACGGCGAGCGTGATGATGAGCCTGATGGGTTGCACGGGTTTCCTGCTCGTGCTCCTGGGCGCGTGGTTGCTGCCGTTGAAATGA